From the Anopheles stephensi strain Indian chromosome X, UCI_ANSTEP_V1.0, whole genome shotgun sequence genome, the window AAATCGTGTACATTTTCCCTACAACCTACGACTAGCAATCAAAATTAAGAAtatgtaaaataataatttggGAACCTGTTTTTATTGCTGGGACGGGACGGCAGCGATAACGcccaaatagccaaaattaaagaaatcgAACTATCGTGCTGCTTGAGGGCTGCTTAAGGAAAAAACGTACCAGCGCCGAACTTTGAGGCAAGTTAAAAAGAGCGTGGAACTTGATGGAACTATGAAGCTTTTCTACTTGCACTTGGAACTCGATGGAACTATAAAGCTTATTTATAAACTATGCAGAGTGTTCATCCGAACTATGCGGCTTATTAAAAAGCATGAGGTACTTCATGTAACTTTATGCCCATTTAAGAGTGAAAGATGGCccttcaagttgtttgtttacaggaTTATGTCAATAGGACATTGCTATCTGCGATGCGTCGTCAGAAAAACATTGTGTGGAAAAAAGATGTGTTGAAAGTGTGTAAAAAAATTgggaaattgttttataaaGCATGCTTAAATTATGCGTGAAATATTTGAGAACGAAGACGACTGCGAGATAATCGATATTCCAATCGATATATCCGACAGCTCTAGTTCGGAAGATGATCAGCTGATTGAAATCCCGAAACAGATGCCttgcatgaaaataaatagcacataaaaactttctttaacaGCTCGATATACGAAAGCTGCTTAAGGCCCGGTTAAAAGTTCGAGGAACTATGACGCTGCTTATCTACTGCAAAAGAAGTATTAGATCAGCGATCTATAGCGTGCTGAAATTGGCTGCTTAAGATAATTTGGCTATTTGGGcggagccggtcttcacacgccaggatcggagttcaaatcccatccagaccgcctccccctaCGTAGGGCTGaatactttactacgggtaaaattaagtcacagaaagtcagcaatggcaggccgagaccgagacctcacgaggttgtagtgccaaggaagaaggagagtTTTTATTGCTCCATTTGAAAGCAATCAACTGATACTAGAAGGCGTATTATGATGGGAGTATTTTCATGAGTCTTGACGTTTTCCATGGCATTTTTCAGGcaggtaaaaataaaatacatctGTTTATggttacagtcgaatcgccCATGCAAATCAAACCAAGCGCCGTTCaattcaaagcaaacaaaGGACGAATCCACTGTAATTATAAACAGGTATAGCTAAGGTGCGGTTTTAAAGAATCAAGTTCTTTAATTCCTTAACTACTATTTCGGTCGCGTTTCTTGTTCATTGACATAGCGAACGTAAAGTGTAGGTTGTGGAGGTGGCTGCGGAGCATTTTCCGCTTCATCCATATAGGAACAAGATATCGCTAACGTACTACCATCATCACTAAAGCATAAGCTTGAAATGGAACTATCGTAGAGGTGAAACTGGCACAATCGTTTCTTGTTAAATCCGTCCCATATATTAACATAACCATCCGACCCACCAGTGGCAAACGTGTTATAAACGCTGTGAAAACTGATGGCATTCACAGGATAGATAAGCTCCatttcgttttcctttgcaCGGTGACACTTGAAGGcgaacttcttcttctgaaCTTCGGGGTTAGGATCAAAATATTCTACTGCAACTCTTCCCTCGATTGAGCTCATCACATAGCCCTCCTTGTTCGGAAAGCAACGGACAGCACGTGTCTGATACTTCAACGATGATTCCCGTCGCTCAACATAGCTGTCCATCTTGCGCAAATCCCATATTAACACCTTACGTTCCGAAGTGGCTACCACAAGCTTCTCATCAATGCTACTCATCGAGTAAACTTTACCATTACTTTGGTCGTATGTTCCTACGCATTCCTTTTCACGCACGTCCCAAAGCTTCACCGTTCGATCCCAGCTGCCCGTAAGGATAGTATTAAGCTTTGATGAATATTCAACGCATTTTACTCCTGCGGTGTGATTGCCGAGCGTAACTTCAGCACTAGCGTTGAGATCATACAACTTGACCACGTTATCCAAGCTACCGCTGATTGTTTTTGTAGAATTCTGTAAGCGGCATGTcgtaaagaaaattaaagttGTTACGTTATGTGCATGTAGATACTTACCAAAAAAGCGCAATCCAATACCGGTGAAGAATGTATAAATTTATGTCGTAAGGTATTACTAACAACATCATAAAGACGGACTGTTGTGTCCCACGAAGAAACCAATAAAAACTTGTTTATTTTAGGTGAGAACTTTACGGCAGATATTATATCTACAGGAGTATTTTGTAGCTGTGTTTCTGGTTTGCGAGCCATTGTTTGATTTACGACGGTTGCGATTTCTGTGCGTCAGTATATTTAATGTTTCATGGCAAAcgttttcatgatctaagcgTTAATTcgggatttttttctaaattcaaTTGATGAAACAAGAACAAGTTTTCTACTTCCGTACACAACCAGCACGAAGAACACAATTGTAATGGCattgttatttttcttcttttcgttcTAACCGGTGCACAATGCGAATGCGCGAAAGTTATTGCTCTGTAAACGACACATTCTGTATTGTCAGAtccaaggtatatggatataggagcaaggtgtatgtatttagaaggtggatttttatcgatttgacagggcgacattttagtcgagttatgtcagagtttgtttacaaaaacatatggtatgggcaacaaacatgaacaaacagcctcgattctcaattccttgagcaatttcgctaatttatgagtcatcttcgcatatcaaatgttgttccacagaagattgacgatatttggttgcatttttcgtcaaaaaatcgcaagcgataccaccaccggcgcctcctccgacgctgccatcactcttctcaatacccttcccctcgatcaccacggaactgttatgtcaggtcgagaaatgtcaatttgctctaaacaactctaccttctatatccatataccttgtataggaggtagagttgttggaaaagagcaaggtgtatgtatttagaaggtggatttttatcgatttgacagggcgacattttagtcgagttatgtcagattttgtttacaaaaacatatggtatggggctaccaacatgaacaaacagcctcgattctcagtcctttgagcaatttcgctaatttatgggtcatcttcgcatattaagtgttgtcccacagacgattgacgatatttggttgcatttttcgtcaaaaaatcgcaagcgataccaccaccggcgcctcctccgatgctgccatcactcttctcaatacccttcccctcgatcaccacggaactgctatgtcaggtcgagaaatgtcaatttgctctaaacaactctaccttctatatctacataccttgggCATTAGTGCACTCGTACAGGGTTTGTCTAGTTACTTTACGATGTGAACGCCCGGAGCGCAAAATCAGTCGAATTAGGGTCCGAAGGCGGTTGTTCTGACCGTCGGAACtattgtgatattagaggaAGAACCACACGATCAGTAACGAATAGCAATGATTAGTTTCCAGATCCTTTATTGATTAGAACTGTACTGTTGATCGGACAAGACTTGACTGAAAACCAACATGCTTATCAACCTGGTACGCACACCACCTAGCCAGCAATCGACACGCGAACGGGCAGCTTTTGTCTATTTACACTACTAGGTTGACGAGTTCATATGCTTATTaatcattttttattgaaaataagtTGAAAATCCATCAGAAACTAATTTTAATACAAagttattaattaattacGTTCGTTTTCATTACATTCTTTTGTTTATtctttaattttatgttttgtatcAAAAATCGTGTTCATTAATATTGTTGATGTTGGTACTTTGGCCgtcattgttgttgtttttctataTGTCATACGAAAGAGGACGcacaaataaagcaaaacagcagccaacagcaacaactgtAATACCAGTTAATATTTCAGTGATATTTTAAGTGAATTGAAAAGATTTGTTGTTATTCACAAAGAAAATATCATAGAGAAACCTTTCGCGAAACGAATTAGGTACAATTCTCATCTCTATCGCAATCGCGATCGGCTCTTAAAAGGCGAACAGGATGATGAGCTGATATAAGATATGATATAAGATATCTTTATAGTTCGCTTTTGACAAATTTATCGTTTAATTACAGTTACTCTTCAATTGCCCAACGTTCATGATGGTTCCACGTATGAGCTGGATGATAATCATCTCACACAAAATGCtggagaaaatgaaaatactcTAACAACAGAATACGGTGATGGAGCAGATGACAATGATGATCTTGATGAAAGCATTGACCACGTTGTCGATTATCTAATTGAAAGTTCTGATGAAGAGCTAGAAGATGAGCTATCTACAAAAGAATATTCGGTACAAGATGCCTTACGTCGCTGGGCCATATCCAAAAAATAAACGTACGAGTCGATCGAGGAAGTAATGGAGATAATACGGAAAGTAAGTGACTGCAAGCTACCGAAAGATGCAAGAACCTTGCTGAAGATCAGCCGCAACCCTTCTGCGGAGATACTAAGGGTACAAGGAGGACAGTATTGGTATCATGGAGTCCAAAAAtgcttttcattcattttgtACAGACTTTATGGTTCATTATATTTACATGTACTGCTTTGTTCCGTAATAGCAATGTAAAAGTTCCAACCAATGCAACTCTTTCGATCAATATTTCAATCGATGGGTTACCGATATTCAAAAGCAGTAACCTTCAATTTTGGCCTATATTAATAAACATCCATGGAATGTCGAAAGTGCCAGTTATGATAGTTGCAATCTATTGTGGTCCTTCTAAACCAGCTAGTATCGAACACTTTCTTCGACCTTTTGTTGATGAATTAAATTTCCTCGTGAGAAATGGAGCACTCGTCAATAATAGGAGAGTTATGTTACAAATACGTGCCATTATAGCCGACTCTCCGGCTCGTGCATTTATAAAAGGTAATGGaaaacaatcatacaatattGAGTTCTGGTTGTAATATGACTTTTTCTTTACAGGTGTTATTAGTTTCAATGCTAAAAACGGCTGCTTGAAGTGCATATCCGAAGGGAAGAGTATCCAGGGACGAGTAGCATATTCCGAATGCATTGCTGCAGATCGCACTGATGAGGTGTGGTGACCATCACAAATTTGATTCTCCTCTCTTACATTTACATTGCCTTGATATGGTGAAACAAGTTATTGTAGCAGAATCGTTGCATTTGATCGATTTGGGTGTTACGAAACGAATGCTGATTAGCTGGATATTAGGGAAATACGGAGTAAAGAATAAGCTTTCCACTGCACAACTCAACAATATGACAGCGATGTTTGTTAACATAAAGATACACAGAAAGTTCCGTTCATTTCGTGACTTAAAGCATTGGAAAGGATCCGAGATTGCCTCGTTCCTATTTTATGGTTCTATTGTTGTGCTTCAAGAAGTATTATGTGAACAACAGTATAACCATTTCATGCTGTATATTTGTAGTATTACACTTTTGGCATCAAAGGTTTACAAAGAACATTGGTCTTTAGCAAATTCTTTGCTTCAattatttgtcaaaaaatacaaattccATTACGGCCCAGAATTTGTTTCAAGCAATGTTCATAACCTTTTGCACATTTACAAAGAAGTTGATCAGTTTGGCCCATTGCATACCATATCTTCATATCCTTTTGCGAATGAACTGCAGCATATAAAACGTTTACTGCGTAGTGGATCAAAAAGTTTGGAACTAACTAGGGTAACCGTACCAGTTTTCGGCACGTTAGTGCAGCagatcagaaaaaaatacaaatacaattattgaactcaataattttgatagaaggtggtattattttggttgtaaaactatcaaagaatgtttcagcatacatgatttattgatttaaatcagtttttaataaatattagcaaaaatgcaaaaacatTGGTTTTGCTCCTATTTTTGGCAGGCTGTGTTCCTATTTTCGGCATCGCGAATAGACGATTTGAAACACTCGAAAAGGTGTaattaattaaagaaaaatattttaaacaacttTCTACTCTTATTTTGCTAAAATTCTTGATAGAAagtagttaaataattaattttatgttgtCCATTATGGATATGAAACTGCCAGATTTTGACGTCTCTCGAAAATCGCTCTGAAATTGCACTGGATTGAGCTGgcaaaaatcaacattttccctgtacctattttcggcagcctttaaaaataatcgtttattggattttttaattatcaatgagctttgaataaattttaaattaattttattgttcagAAAAATCGAAACCCCAATTTTTTAAGCTCTAGTTTGCTAAATCTCAGAACTACCGAACTATCAAATCAAGAATTGGCTTAAAGCCAATCTGACGAAATGTGTTGAGCTCGGCACAAATAATTCGATATTTTTGTAAATATCGATCCAAATGCGTCAAAACTTCGTATTTAGAGAACAAACAATGATTTATTCCTTTACAAGCAGTTGAAAGATAATTTCTTTTGCGATTTTTCCCATAAATTTGCTATTTTAGCCGAcctgccgaaaataggtacactgccgaaaataggtacactgccgaaaataggtacaCTGCCGAAAACTGGAGCAGTTACCCTATAAACCGAATATCAGAACGAGAGGCTTTACATACGGATCAAAATAATGACCATTTTGAACATCCCTTCATTTTTCAAAGAGGAAGTATAGCTACACTTCATGTGCGCGAAGGATTTTGCTTGAAGAATGACCAACGTAATGCATGGTTTTTAACCAAAGCGTCGAGTGTGTGTCAATATATCAATGCAGTGTTGAGAGAAACCTCCGTACATATTaccgcgaaaaaaaaatggctagAACGGTGGATGATATTATGTATCCTTTCAATTCTAAATTCCTGAACATACATCGTGGTAGCATTAAAGACTTAGAAGAAAGGAATATAACCATAGGACCACAGGATATAAAATGTAAGCTAGTACTAGTACCTCTTTCTCAGGAAAATCAGTATAACTTTGTCCCTTTAATTCATACTTTAGTATGAATATATAAATAGAAGCGTAAAGTTTTAAATGATTATAtaatatgtttattttattacagtATTTGTTTCTGCTTTGTCTGTTTATAAGGAACTGTTTGTACATTAAATGCTTAATCTatatatattattttttgtgtctttAGGTTTCGGGTAGCCGATAGTCGTGATATAACATAAAACGGAACTGGTACTAACACGCTACAATTAAAACATTGGTTAGGCCGATAAGACACAATATATTCTAATACTAAATTACAAGTGAAAACGTGGACCGCTTGTCCCGAGGACCGTTAGAGAACAGAATCCTTGTTGAACGCCAGGCTTCCGTTCATTGCCCCTGGCAACGTTTCCCAGGTCTACCGCTCTCACAAACACATCAACACGCTGGCAGGATTGTCAGCGGTGAGTGACTGCAGTAATCCAGGGAACGGCAGGCCGGGTCACAACATCTCCCCCTCTTTAGTAGAGCCGATATCCGTCGAGCCTACGCGGGGGTCTTCTAAGCCTAGAAGAACGGCGTAGCGGTTGTATCGGCTGGCGGTTGCTGGTCCCGAATGTAGATGGCAGAGGTTGCACGGTCTGCTGCGTTGGGGACCCATTGGAAGATAGATGCCGTGGTGTGCTGGACGGATCTTTGTTCCGTTCCACTGGTGCCTTCGGTGTTGGTGCCATTTCAGTAAGCATGTCTAGCGGCAGCTGGTGCTTAGCTGATTCGCTGGTAAGACTTCTACGGCAGCCTGGTGTGCGTTTGCGTAGCTGATTTACATGCCGACGATGAGTGCGATGTCCGTCGGTAATGACCTCATACATAACGCTTCCAATACGTTTGGAGACCACTCCAGTTACCCATTTCCACACATTTCGCGAATAGGTTTTCGCGTAGACAGCATCTCCGGGTTGAAACTGCCTATCTGCAAACGGTTGCTGATTTTTTCGTTGGTCGACTTCGGTGTGTGGTGTTGGGCGTATAAGGTCTAAGGCAATTCTGA encodes:
- the LOC118512168 gene encoding mitotic checkpoint protein BUB3; protein product: MARKPETQLQNTPVDIISAVKFSPKINKFLLVSSWDTTVRLYDVVSNTLRHKFIHSSPVLDCAFLNSTKTISGSLDNVVKLYDLNASAEVTLGNHTAGVKCVEYSSKLNTILTGSWDRTVKLWDVREKECVGTYDQSNGKVYSMSSIDEKLVVATSERKVLIWDLRKMDSYVERRESSLKYQTRAVRCFPNKEGYVMSSIEGRVAVEYFDPNPEVQKKKFAFKCHRAKENEMELIYPVNAISFHSVYNTFATGGSDGYVNIWDGFNKKRLCQFHLYDSSISSLCFSDDGSTLAISCSYMDEAENAPQPPPQPTLYVRYVNEQETRPK